The proteins below are encoded in one region of Nitrosopumilus sp.:
- a CDS encoding glycosyltransferase family 2 protein → MFLGRCETDLIQKNPQVSIILPTYNESKNIIDILKLIDRNIPKGILTETIVIDDNSPDGTGKIVEDYVSSIKKIAENTIDVIHRKAKNGLSSAILNGIQNAKGETIVVMDSDFSHPPQIIPKMIEAFKQYQCDLVVASRYITGGSIRGWTAKRKLMSKIATIIAKKGLGVKTKDPMSGFFAFKKNIIKELNFDALGYKFLLEILVKTKGISIKEIPYTFENRKFGSSKLDTKTVIDYIKSVWKLYKNEKIKTTNEKRTSVRVLSKAGRFFSVGASGFLVNYVVTMLLTSGLSELWYLHANIFGILASISTNFILNKIWTFEDRDFSRKKILSQYGKFGLFSSLGALIQLGMVFWLVDSYDIAYPLALISAITAAAFSNFVLNKKLTFKEKLWN, encoded by the coding sequence TTGTTTCTTGGTAGATGTGAAACAGACTTGATTCAAAAAAACCCTCAGGTTTCAATTATTCTGCCTACATATAATGAATCTAAAAACATAATTGACATTTTAAAACTAATTGATAGAAATATTCCAAAAGGAATCTTAACTGAAACGATCGTAATTGATGATAATTCACCTGATGGAACTGGAAAAATTGTTGAGGACTATGTTTCTAGTATTAAAAAAATTGCAGAAAATACCATTGATGTGATTCACAGAAAAGCAAAAAATGGACTTTCATCTGCAATTTTAAATGGAATACAAAATGCTAAAGGCGAAACAATTGTTGTAATGGATTCAGACTTCTCACATCCTCCACAAATTATCCCTAAAATGATTGAAGCCTTCAAACAGTATCAATGTGATCTAGTTGTAGCCTCAAGATACATTACAGGAGGAAGTATTAGAGGTTGGACAGCTAAAAGAAAACTAATGAGCAAAATTGCAACAATCATTGCAAAGAAAGGATTAGGAGTTAAAACAAAAGATCCAATGTCAGGATTCTTTGCATTTAAGAAAAATATTATTAAAGAATTAAATTTTGATGCACTTGGATACAAATTTCTATTAGAAATTCTTGTAAAAACAAAAGGAATCAGCATTAAAGAAATTCCTTATACCTTTGAAAATAGAAAATTTGGATCTAGCAAATTAGATACTAAAACTGTAATTGATTATATTAAATCTGTATGGAAATTATACAAGAATGAAAAAATAAAAACAACAAATGAAAAACGTACTTCAGTTCGTGTTCTTTCAAAGGCTGGAAGATTTTTTAGTGTTGGTGCATCTGGATTTCTTGTCAACTATGTTGTTACAATGCTCTTGACATCTGGATTATCTGAATTATGGTATTTACATGCAAATATCTTTGGAATACTTGCATCAATATCTACCAATTTTATCTTAAACAAAATTTGGACTTTTGAAGATAGAGACTTTTCAAGAAAAAAAATTTTATCTCAGTACGGTAAATTTGGTTTATTTAGTTCATTGGGTGCATTAATCCAGCTTGGAATGGTGTTTTGGTTAGTTGATTCTTATGATATTGCATATCCATTAGCCCTAATTTCAGCAATAACAGCTGCCGCATTTAGCAACTTTGTATTGAACAAAAAACTTACTTTCAAAGAAAAACTTTGGAATTAA
- a CDS encoding Snf7 family protein yields MPNFNKTWAHQETQGVTGKLREAVKPQGALKPRIQTAVNKLQVQISKMDSMLGKLHERDAQLFKRVVTAMQQHDTSTSRVLSNELAEIRKVTKMLGNARMSLEQVQLRLTTIHDLGDAMVAIGPAMSTMKGLKSSLGRFMPEADSELNSMTQTLNGLMMDSLAGDSFSMESAASSEETDKILQEASAVAEQQIGDKFPSVPSSTGLSSQSSTSFE; encoded by the coding sequence ATGCCAAACTTCAACAAGACTTGGGCTCATCAGGAGACTCAAGGCGTAACTGGCAAACTCCGTGAAGCAGTAAAGCCTCAAGGTGCATTAAAACCACGAATTCAAACGGCAGTTAACAAACTACAAGTCCAAATCTCAAAAATGGACTCTATGTTAGGTAAACTGCACGAAAGAGATGCGCAACTCTTTAAGAGAGTCGTGACTGCAATGCAGCAACATGATACTAGCACAAGTAGAGTTTTGTCTAACGAATTAGCTGAAATTCGTAAAGTTACAAAGATGCTCGGCAATGCAAGAATGTCATTAGAGCAAGTCCAACTAAGACTGACAACTATTCATGATCTTGGTGATGCTATGGTAGCAATTGGACCAGCGATGTCTACAATGAAGGGATTGAAGTCATCACTAGGAAGATTCATGCCAGAAGCAGATTCAGAATTGAATAGCATGACCCAGACACTTAATGGACTTATGATGGATTCTCTTGCAGGCGACTCATTTAGTATGGAGTCTGCTGCTTCAAGTGAAGAAACCGATAAGATTCTTCAAGAAGCATCTGCAGTAGCTGAGCAACAGATTGGAGATAAATTTCCATCTGTACCATCTTCAACTGGACTTTCGTCACAATCCTCTACTTCCTTTGAGTAG
- a CDS encoding glutamate racemase: MARIVVFDSGLGSLSIIQAMQDLFKSEIIYFADQQNYPYGKKSQTQLNKIIIKSINLLQEQFLPDIIVVASNTPSLMFNLSSRKIIDVKPPLAYAKKISKSKEIAILATENAIKSKGLNKYLKKNNLSKSFKFFIVNASELVELIESGKFLTNKNYCKKIIKKILDQILTQHSIDTVTLSSTHLPFLKLLLEKEYPKIKFIDSGNIVANKIFLKIKNKQSKRNSLKIFTSGDTKKFQNKLNKIGLKNKVNFLSI, translated from the coding sequence GTGGCAAGGATTGTTGTATTTGATTCAGGATTAGGCTCCTTATCTATAATTCAAGCAATGCAGGATTTATTCAAATCAGAAATTATCTATTTTGCAGATCAACAGAATTATCCATATGGAAAAAAATCACAAACTCAATTAAACAAAATTATAATAAAGTCTATTAACCTATTACAAGAACAATTCTTACCAGACATTATAGTTGTTGCGTCAAATACTCCTAGTCTTATGTTTAATTTATCATCAAGAAAAATAATTGATGTAAAACCACCATTAGCTTATGCAAAAAAAATATCAAAGTCAAAGGAAATTGCCATATTAGCAACCGAAAATGCAATAAAGAGCAAAGGGTTAAATAAATATCTCAAAAAAAATAACCTTTCAAAATCTTTTAAGTTTTTTATAGTAAATGCCTCAGAACTTGTAGAATTAATTGAATCTGGGAAATTTCTTACTAATAAAAATTACTGTAAAAAAATTATTAAAAAAATACTTGATCAAATTTTAACTCAACATTCCATAGATACAGTAACACTTTCTAGTACACATTTACCATTTTTAAAACTATTATTAGAAAAAGAATATCCAAAAATTAAATTTATAGATTCAGGAAATATAGTTGCAAATAAAATTTTTCTGAAAATTAAAAATAAACAATCAAAAAGAAACTCATTAAAGATTTTCACTTCAGGTGATACTAAAAAATTTCAGAATAAATTAAATAAGATAGGATTGAAAAATAAGGTTAATTTTTTATCTATTTAG
- the cobM gene encoding precorrin-4 C(11)-methyltransferase, with the protein MSEVFFVGCGPGDPELITVKAKKLIQKADIVVYSGSLIPQPILKLCKKGKLYDAAKLVREEIFDLLYKNAKKDKLVVRLHDGDPSIYGAIKEQIDNLEKNGIKSVVIPGITAFLASAAALGTQLTLPGVTQTIIVTRAESRTKVPKREKISELAKHRATLIFYLSVHLISNLVKEAIAGGYKKTTPVAVVYHASWKDQKIIKGTLEEIAKKVKNEQITRTAIVIISDVIDPETYEYSKLYDKKFSHGYRKAK; encoded by the coding sequence GTGTCTGAGGTATTCTTTGTTGGATGTGGTCCAGGTGATCCTGAATTAATAACAGTCAAAGCCAAGAAATTAATTCAAAAAGCAGATATTGTGGTTTATTCTGGTTCTTTAATTCCTCAACCGATTTTGAAGCTTTGTAAAAAAGGAAAATTATATGATGCAGCAAAACTAGTAAGAGAAGAAATTTTTGATTTGTTGTACAAAAATGCAAAAAAAGACAAACTTGTAGTAAGATTACATGATGGGGATCCTTCAATTTACGGTGCAATCAAAGAGCAAATTGATAACTTAGAAAAAAATGGAATTAAATCTGTTGTTATTCCCGGAATAACAGCATTTTTAGCTTCAGCTGCAGCACTTGGAACTCAATTGACATTACCAGGGGTAACTCAGACAATTATTGTTACAAGAGCAGAATCTAGAACCAAGGTTCCTAAACGTGAAAAAATCTCAGAGCTCGCAAAGCATAGAGCTACATTGATCTTTTATCTTAGTGTTCATTTGATATCAAACTTAGTAAAAGAAGCAATTGCTGGTGGGTATAAAAAAACAACTCCAGTTGCTGTTGTTTATCATGCAAGCTGGAAAGATCAAAAAATCATTAAAGGAACACTTGAAGAAATAGCAAAAAAAGTAAAAAATGAACAAATTACCAGAACTGCAATTGTGATTATCAGTGATGTGATTGATCCTGAGACATACGAGTATTCTAAATTATACGATAAAAAATTTAGTCACGGTTACAGAAAAGCTAAATAG
- the cobI gene encoding precorrin-2 C(20)-methyltransferase: MPGLIGIGVGPGDVELLTVKAVKAIQNADIIMCPASSEDRPSIAFSVVSPIIDKSKNQKIVKLIFPMTKNKDILEATWKKNAKIMAETVLTGKNVVYLTIGDPYLYSTWIYMHKDLKENYPYMDINVIPGIVSMFTFASKVGVSIAEGAEKVAIIPSCYDLSSVKEIAKNSESMIFLKDGRYFDKVIEVLKESGFPDNSIFAIGQDLGTKNEIIRKMTLGEVNDDTLTTKYFSILVVKRV; the protein is encoded by the coding sequence ATGCCTGGATTGATTGGAATTGGAGTAGGTCCCGGAGACGTAGAATTGCTCACTGTCAAGGCTGTAAAAGCAATTCAAAATGCAGACATTATCATGTGTCCTGCCTCTAGTGAAGATAGACCAAGTATTGCATTTAGTGTTGTTTCACCTATAATTGATAAATCAAAAAATCAAAAAATTGTAAAGCTAATCTTTCCAATGACAAAAAATAAGGATATTCTTGAAGCGACATGGAAAAAGAATGCAAAAATAATGGCTGAAACAGTTCTTACTGGAAAAAATGTTGTGTATCTTACAATAGGTGATCCTTACTTGTATAGTACTTGGATCTATATGCACAAGGATCTAAAAGAAAACTATCCATATATGGATATTAATGTGATACCAGGAATTGTTTCCATGTTTACGTTTGCATCTAAAGTTGGTGTAAGCATTGCTGAAGGTGCAGAAAAAGTTGCTATTATTCCATCGTGCTATGATCTATCTAGTGTTAAAGAGATTGCAAAAAATTCTGAATCCATGATATTTCTTAAGGATGGAAGATATTTTGATAAAGTAATTGAGGTTCTAAAAGAGTCAGGATTCCCAGATAATTCAATTTTTGCGATAGGTCAAGATCTTGGAACAAAAAATGAAATTATTCGAAAAATGACTTTAGGTGAAGTAAATGATGATACGTTAACTACAAAATATTTTTCAATTTTGGTGGTAAAACGTGTCTGA
- the cbiT gene encoding precorrin-6Y C5,15-methyltransferase (decarboxylating) subunit CbiT: MWNYKTPGIPDELFERTENVPITKEEIRTIQISKARLRPGQIVYDIGCGSGSISIEAALQIGSSGKVLAIDYDQNAVELTKKNIEKFGISNISVIYGNAKEKMLELEEADTIFIGGTGGDTKEIVELSENKLRSGGRIVIGMILIETFYSVLQVLKKLHFEFVDIIQITVSKSRKTTAGTMMLARNPVTIISATKV; the protein is encoded by the coding sequence ATGTGGAATTACAAAACTCCTGGAATTCCAGATGAACTTTTTGAGCGAACAGAAAACGTTCCAATAACAAAAGAGGAAATAAGAACTATTCAAATTAGTAAAGCAAGATTAAGGCCAGGTCAAATAGTTTATGATATTGGTTGTGGTAGTGGATCTATATCTATTGAAGCTGCACTTCAAATTGGATCATCGGGTAAAGTATTGGCCATTGATTATGATCAAAATGCTGTAGAATTAACTAAAAAAAACATAGAAAAATTTGGCATATCAAATATTTCTGTAATTTATGGTAATGCTAAAGAAAAGATGCTTGAACTTGAAGAAGCTGATACAATATTCATTGGAGGGACTGGTGGTGATACAAAAGAAATAGTTGAGCTTTCTGAGAACAAATTAAGATCAGGAGGTAGAATTGTAATTGGTATGATACTAATTGAGACATTTTATTCAGTGTTACAAGTTCTTAAGAAATTGCATTTTGAATTTGTGGATATTATTCAGATAACAGTATCAAAAAGCAGAAAAACCACTGCAGGAACTATGATGCTTGCAAGAAATCCTGTAACAATAATTTCTGCTACCAAGGTGTAA
- a CDS encoding serpentine receptor Srsx yields the protein MAKFKKKKSEATPGPDDSKKESRDKNPNDIPEIEKSDPVPDKSADSPVSVAEKSEKDRKLNKLFWLRVGLAVIAGSAATFMFEDIEGEERRWASIVFMIIVFIGTIIVAKGMKLQLPSSDRKKIVTQGIGSYVFLYLFTWIVTYTLLHAGTVSAGINL from the coding sequence TTGGCAAAGTTTAAAAAGAAAAAATCAGAGGCTACACCTGGACCTGATGATTCAAAAAAGGAATCTAGAGACAAAAATCCAAATGATATTCCTGAAATAGAAAAATCTGATCCTGTTCCAGATAAATCAGCAGATTCGCCTGTTAGTGTAGCTGAAAAAAGTGAGAAAGATAGAAAATTAAACAAATTATTTTGGTTACGTGTTGGGTTAGCAGTAATTGCTGGTTCTGCAGCAACTTTCATGTTTGAAGATATTGAAGGTGAAGAAAGAAGATGGGCTTCGATTGTGTTTATGATAATAGTGTTTATTGGTACAATTATTGTTGCAAAAGGTATGAAATTACAATTACCATCATCAGATAGGAAAAAAATTGTTACACAAGGTATTGGTAGCTATGTTTTTTTATACCTGTTTACTTGGATTGTAACTTATACATTACTTCATGCAGGAACTGTTTCTGCCGGCATTAATCTATAA
- the rqcH gene encoding ribosome rescue protein RqcH produces MTLAGIELRYLVDKISEQVQDYYISNIYGITKDSILFKLHHTEKSDLFMMISTFGVWLTTVKIDQMEPNRLLKRLRSDLLRLKLKKIKQIGSERIAYFIFEGFGKEFILVGEFFGDGNILLCSKDMKILALQHSIDVRHRKLSVGLEYAQPPENGLDIFNISELDFVELGTTDIVSAKWLGRTLGLPKKYVEGIFQIADVDPKKIGNLLTPKEIKKIFETTKKIVTDVVSGNHNPIIIRNEKTEVVPLKLGTPEGEITNVDDFIKGLDIVFTENIVKKGKSIQSSGSDKKIKELQTQISEQEKAIEIVKERSKNITNVANSLFEMVSKGIMSIDDKNAQEILASNNAKLTSEKGFSLIVIQDEKIKINTNASLQSIASLLFNEAKKQSSAINSIQTIKERTEQKLKKFQSKTDSEKDLVMISEIRKKHWYERYRWFYTSDGFLAIGGRDAASNSAVVRKHLVKNDRIFHGDIFGSPFFILKEAENVPDTSMNEVAHATVCFSRAWREGMYGVSAYWVNPEQVKKSAPSGEFLPKGSFTIEGQRNFIKSDTLRLAVGIIPLDDDYVLTCGPPDPIKKNSICYAIIEPHGTEMVDVAKKIRIEFSKLQEEITKKISIDDFVRVLPPGKSQIKEVDIGDYTTISKY; encoded by the coding sequence ATGACCCTTGCAGGAATTGAACTACGGTATTTAGTTGATAAAATTTCTGAACAAGTTCAAGATTACTATATTAGCAATATATACGGAATTACAAAAGACAGTATTCTATTCAAACTTCACCATACTGAAAAAAGTGATTTATTTATGATGATCTCAACATTTGGTGTTTGGTTAACTACAGTAAAAATTGATCAAATGGAACCAAATAGGTTGCTCAAAAGATTACGAAGTGATCTTCTTAGATTAAAATTAAAAAAAATAAAACAAATTGGTTCAGAAAGAATTGCATATTTTATTTTTGAAGGATTTGGAAAAGAGTTTATTTTAGTGGGAGAATTTTTTGGGGACGGAAATATTTTACTCTGTAGTAAAGATATGAAGATACTTGCACTACAGCATTCGATAGACGTAAGACATAGAAAACTTAGTGTAGGTTTAGAATATGCACAACCACCGGAAAATGGATTAGATATTTTTAACATATCAGAATTAGATTTTGTTGAACTTGGTACAACAGATATAGTTTCTGCTAAGTGGTTAGGACGAACTTTGGGGTTGCCAAAAAAATATGTTGAAGGTATTTTTCAGATCGCAGATGTAGATCCAAAAAAAATTGGCAATCTATTAACACCTAAAGAAATAAAGAAAATTTTTGAAACTACTAAAAAAATTGTTACAGATGTAGTATCCGGAAACCATAATCCAATAATTATTAGAAATGAAAAAACAGAAGTTGTTCCACTTAAACTAGGAACCCCTGAAGGAGAGATTACTAATGTTGATGATTTCATTAAAGGGTTAGATATTGTTTTTACAGAAAACATAGTCAAAAAAGGAAAATCTATTCAATCAAGCGGATCTGATAAAAAAATCAAAGAATTACAAACTCAAATATCTGAACAAGAAAAAGCAATTGAAATCGTTAAAGAAAGATCAAAAAATATCACAAATGTTGCAAATTCTCTTTTTGAAATGGTGTCAAAAGGAATAATGTCAATCGATGATAAAAATGCGCAAGAAATTTTGGCAAGTAATAATGCAAAACTAACTAGTGAAAAAGGATTTTCATTAATTGTAATTCAAGATGAAAAAATAAAGATAAACACTAATGCCTCACTCCAATCAATTGCATCATTATTATTTAATGAGGCAAAAAAGCAATCAAGTGCAATAAATTCAATTCAAACAATTAAAGAAAGAACAGAGCAAAAGCTAAAAAAATTCCAAAGTAAAACCGATTCTGAAAAAGATTTGGTAATGATTTCAGAAATTAGAAAGAAACATTGGTATGAAAGATATAGATGGTTCTATACATCTGATGGGTTTCTTGCAATTGGTGGAAGAGATGCTGCATCAAATTCAGCCGTAGTTAGAAAGCATTTGGTAAAAAATGATAGGATATTTCATGGAGATATTTTTGGCTCACCATTCTTTATTTTAAAAGAAGCAGAAAATGTACCTGATACAAGTATGAATGAAGTTGCACATGCAACAGTTTGCTTTAGTCGTGCATGGAGAGAAGGAATGTATGGAGTAAGTGCATATTGGGTAAATCCTGAACAAGTAAAAAAATCAGCTCCTAGCGGAGAATTTCTACCTAAAGGCTCTTTTACTATAGAAGGACAAAGAAATTTCATAAAATCTGATACTTTGAGATTAGCTGTTGGAATTATTCCATTAGACGATGATTATGTTTTAACATGTGGACCCCCTGATCCAATCAAAAAAAATTCTATTTGTTATGCAATTATTGAACCTCATGGCACTGAAATGGTAGATGTAGCCAAAAAAATTAGAATTGAATTCTCTAAATTACAAGAAGAAATTACAAAAAAAATATCTATTGATGATTTTGTTCGTGTTCTACCCCCTGGAAAAAGCCAAATTAAGGAAGTAGATATTGGAGATTATACTACTATTTCTAAATATTAA
- the glyS gene encoding glycine--tRNA ligase, which yields MNIRNQIMDYEDVMKLALERGFYFPSCEVYADAQAGFWEYGPSGVGLKNKFLELWRRELIRRDGMLEIDGSQIMSKSVFEASGHLGNFADPIIKCTKCNSTFRADRTIAEISGIEIPESEDLIEFDNAILQNNIKCPKCKGSFGKTKNFNMMFKVGIGPEEEEAYLRPETCQSIFVDFPRLFKTMRGKLPLGIAQVGKSFRNEIAPRQSLLRLREFYQAEIEVFCNPSKLDEMEKFSEIQNVIIQVQTDTYPVSMTCKEAVESGIIPNKFVAYYLAILTEFYEKTGIDITKSRFRKLGDKEKAFYADVAFDFEVKTTIGWLELVACNYRSDYDLSSHAKKSNEKFDVMDNDEKVLPHVFEISMGIDRSLYTILEHSLRDDKEHDRIVLALKPYLSPVHIGILSLVKKDGLKEKADEIYLKIKRKCDAFLDHSGAIGRRYRRLDEIGSPFAITVDHQTLEDETVTIRMRDSMEQKRIKISELDSIVIKSIAFP from the coding sequence ATGAATATAAGGAATCAAATTATGGATTATGAAGATGTAATGAAATTAGCACTTGAACGTGGATTTTATTTTCCTAGCTGTGAGGTTTATGCAGATGCACAAGCAGGGTTTTGGGAATATGGACCATCCGGAGTTGGCTTGAAAAATAAGTTTTTAGAGTTATGGAGAAGGGAATTGATCAGACGTGATGGGATGCTTGAAATTGATGGTTCCCAAATAATGTCAAAATCAGTTTTTGAGGCATCAGGTCATTTGGGTAATTTTGCAGATCCAATAATAAAATGTACAAAATGTAATTCAACATTTAGAGCAGATAGAACGATTGCAGAGATTTCAGGTATTGAGATCCCTGAAAGTGAGGATTTGATAGAATTTGATAATGCTATTTTACAAAATAACATAAAGTGTCCAAAATGTAAAGGGAGCTTTGGTAAGACAAAGAATTTCAATATGATGTTCAAAGTTGGTATTGGGCCTGAGGAGGAGGAAGCATATCTTAGACCTGAAACATGTCAATCAATTTTTGTAGATTTTCCGAGACTGTTCAAAACTATGAGAGGGAAACTTCCTTTGGGAATTGCACAAGTTGGCAAAAGTTTTAGAAATGAGATAGCACCACGACAAAGTCTTCTTCGTTTAAGAGAATTTTATCAGGCAGAAATTGAAGTATTTTGTAATCCATCCAAATTAGATGAAATGGAGAAATTCTCAGAAATTCAGAATGTGATAATCCAAGTTCAAACAGATACATATCCTGTATCCATGACATGTAAAGAAGCAGTAGAATCAGGTATTATTCCAAACAAGTTTGTTGCATACTACTTAGCGATATTGACAGAATTTTATGAAAAAACAGGCATTGATATTACAAAAAGTAGATTCAGAAAACTAGGTGACAAAGAAAAAGCATTCTATGCTGATGTGGCATTTGACTTTGAAGTTAAGACTACAATTGGTTGGCTTGAATTAGTTGCATGCAATTATAGATCAGACTATGATTTGTCAAGTCATGCAAAAAAAAGTAATGAGAAATTCGATGTAATGGATAATGATGAAAAAGTTCTTCCTCATGTCTTTGAGATTTCAATGGGAATTGATCGTAGTCTTTATACTATCTTAGAGCACAGTCTGAGAGATGATAAAGAGCATGATAGAATAGTTTTAGCTCTAAAACCCTATTTGTCACCTGTTCATATTGGAATTTTGTCATTAGTGAAAAAAGATGGATTAAAAGAAAAGGCTGATGAGATTTATCTAAAAATTAAACGAAAATGTGATGCATTTTTGGATCATTCAGGAGCAATAGGAAGAAGATATAGAAGACTAGATGAGATTGGATCTCCGTTTGCAATTACTGTTGATCATCAAACGTTGGAAGATGAAACTGTAACAATTAGAATGAGAGATAGTATGGAACAAAAGAGAATTAAAATTTCAGAATTAGATTCTATAGTAATTAAATCAATTGCTTTTCCATAG
- a CDS encoding deoxyribonuclease IV: protein MQIGCHVSISGSIDKAVDNAVERECSAFQIFTRNPRGWHAKELTKDDIANFKLKLKTSKIDRFATCAHMPYLPNLATPKEDGFEKSVKTLISEVERCSQLGIPYLVTHLGSHLGTGEEAGIKKLVEGLTKAGQTKNDVMILLENTAGQKNSVGSDFKQLGEIFKQLKPTKKFGVCFDTCHAFVAGYDLTNKDSVKETFLEFDKYVGIENLKILHLNDAKGEIGCNLDRHYHLGLGGIGEKGIEAVVKFANKKKIPIILETPIDDERDDFENIRKAKEFA from the coding sequence ATGCAGATAGGATGCCATGTATCGATATCAGGATCAATTGACAAAGCAGTGGATAATGCTGTTGAAAGAGAATGTTCTGCTTTTCAGATATTTACAAGAAATCCGAGAGGTTGGCATGCAAAAGAACTAACCAAGGATGACATTGCTAATTTTAAATTAAAATTAAAAACAAGTAAGATTGACAGATTTGCAACTTGTGCTCATATGCCATACTTACCAAATCTTGCAACTCCAAAAGAAGATGGATTTGAAAAATCAGTTAAAACTTTGATTAGCGAAGTTGAGAGATGTTCACAGTTAGGGATTCCATATTTAGTAACTCATCTTGGTAGTCATTTAGGAACAGGTGAGGAAGCTGGAATTAAAAAATTAGTAGAGGGTTTAACTAAAGCAGGTCAAACAAAAAATGATGTGATGATTTTATTAGAAAATACTGCAGGACAAAAAAATTCTGTTGGTTCTGATTTTAAACAGTTAGGAGAGATTTTCAAACAGTTAAAACCTACAAAAAAATTTGGTGTTTGTTTTGACACTTGTCATGCATTTGTTGCAGGATATGATCTAACAAATAAAGATAGTGTAAAAGAAACATTTTTGGAATTTGATAAATACGTAGGAATAGAAAATCTGAAAATTCTGCATCTAAATGATGCTAAAGGGGAAATTGGTTGTAATCTGGATAGACATTATCATTTAGGATTGGGTGGAATTGGAGAAAAAGGAATCGAAGCTGTAGTAAAATTTGCAAACAAGAAAAAAATTCCAATAATTTTAGAGACTCCTATTGATGATGAAAGGGACGACTTTGAGAATATTAGAAAAGCAAAGGAATTTGCGTAG
- a CDS encoding DNA primase: MLELGTDEFAKYPFLEGAGKILKDKGFPLSQFGTDPDLKSVVDKAYHRLKVSTKGGIYKSEIINGEASDSAREKEIFSFLLAIVLIKLTGMHTLIKRFALAEARRAENHLEKDLGKASDKSKIDLAIRIIYDLFSIEVIKEDDFFKISVSDYLKHSIDFHEREWKLINRHVEDGKVLLTPDKTVRLIRKELGNYIISKITNAPTPPMISGLENIVKEFTSIGKDLAPSYIVTSGDYPPCIKHAIEVLEKGENLPHSGRFMLATFLLSKGQTVQQIAPLFKNAPDYNERVTLYQLNHLSGMSGSGTQYSCPSCEKLKTQSLCYAISECDTIINPLQFGKKRQS, translated from the coding sequence ATGTTAGAACTGGGTACTGATGAATTTGCAAAATATCCGTTTCTGGAAGGTGCTGGGAAAATTCTTAAAGACAAAGGTTTCCCATTATCACAATTTGGAACTGATCCTGATCTTAAATCAGTAGTTGATAAAGCATATCACAGACTTAAAGTTTCTACCAAAGGAGGTATCTACAAGTCTGAAATTATCAATGGAGAAGCATCTGATTCTGCTCGTGAAAAAGAGATTTTTTCATTTCTCTTAGCAATAGTATTGATAAAATTAACCGGAATGCACACGTTGATTAAAAGATTTGCTCTTGCCGAAGCTAGACGTGCAGAAAACCATCTTGAAAAAGATTTAGGAAAAGCTTCTGATAAATCAAAAATTGATTTAGCAATAAGAATTATTTATGATTTATTTAGTATTGAAGTTATAAAAGAAGATGATTTTTTTAAAATATCCGTATCTGATTATCTAAAACATTCAATAGATTTTCATGAAAGAGAATGGAAATTAATCAACCGACATGTAGAAGATGGAAAAGTATTACTTACTCCAGATAAAACAGTTAGATTAATTCGAAAAGAATTAGGCAATTACATTATCTCCAAAATTACAAATGCACCGACTCCACCGATGATATCTGGACTTGAAAATATAGTAAAGGAATTTACTTCAATTGGTAAAGATCTTGCTCCTTCTTACATTGTAACTAGTGGTGATTATCCTCCTTGCATCAAACATGCAATTGAAGTTCTTGAGAAAGGTGAAAATCTCCCTCATTCAGGAAGATTTATGCTTGCCACATTTTTACTTTCAAAGGGACAAACAGTTCAGCAAATTGCACCCTTGTTTAAAAATGCGCCTGATTATAATGAACGTGTTACACTATACCAACTTAATCACTTATCTGGAATGTCCGGAAGCGGTACCCAATATTCTTGTCCTTCGTGTGAGAAACTTAAAACTCAAAGTTTGTGTTATGCAATATCTGAATGTGATACCATCATTAATCCATTACAATTTGGAAAGAAGAGACAATCATGA